One Helianthus annuus cultivar XRQ/B chromosome 12, HanXRQr2.0-SUNRISE, whole genome shotgun sequence genomic region harbors:
- the LOC110893676 gene encoding vitellogenin-2-like produces the protein MKHMIGGLKKSNDKTSVGLKGFNEVPPPLGHDYSFLPDEDELMDFVSESDDAKKKNNREPLKKKNSSPKNKNQTFVQGSDMKNETTVIENESNVEFAKNKNIEKSVSKQTEQDSSKASSSDEGSSSKTSAKKSSKSRSCFKCHTKGHVASCCPNKKSGAQVSERKREKSLEKSGDNMEKMSNSPKKSVPKQHEGVAVGVDKAEKETPQVTRFQRNQPRFQPESTSGRYERPRSSSPKMNNFIEN, from the coding sequence atgaaacacatgataggtgggttaaagaagagtaatgacaagaccagtGTGGGCTTaaagggctttaatgaagtcccacctcctcttggTCATGACTATTCATTCCtgcctgatgaagatgagttAATGGACTTTGTGTCTGagagtgatgatgctaagaagaaaAATAACAGGGAacctttgaaaaagaaaaattcatcTCCTAAGaataaaaatcaaacttttgttcagggaagtgacatgaaaaacgaaaccactgttattgaaaacgaatcaaatgtagagtttgcaaaaaataaaaacatagaaaaatctgtatctaagcaaactgaacaagattcttccaaggcatcatcatcTGATGAGGGATCTAGCTCAAAGACTTCAGCTAAAAAGTCTTCGAAAAGCAGATCGTGCTTCAAGTGTCacacaaagggacatgtagctagttGTTGTCCTAACAAAAAGTCTGGAGCACAAGTTagtgagagaaagagagagaaatcactagagaagagtggtgataatATGGAgaaaatgtcaaactctccaaagaaatctgttCCTAAGCAACATGAGggtgttgctgttggtgtagataaggctgaaaaagaaACTCCACAAGTtactcgttttcaaagaaatcaaccaagatttcagcctgaatctacatcaggcagatatgagagacctagaagcagttcaccaaaaATGAACAATTTTATTGAAAATTAA
- the LOC110896204 gene encoding probable protein S-acyltransferase 23, translating to SSSSSEIEIIVSKDNTAAAAEQVVIADVFGACAYCDLLKLTKFVQEDGASLSQPDGNGYYPLQWASLNNFADVAHYIIQHGGDVHAVDNVRQTALHWAAVRGSVAAADVLLHNGARVEAADVNGYRAVHVAAQYGQTSLLNFIVAKYHADFDVPDNDGRTPLHWAAYKGFADTIRLLLFWDAFQGKQDKEGCTPLHWAALRGNLEACVVLIHAGTKQELLVKDSAGFTPVLILSATTPLILG from the exons tcatcatcatcatcagagaTCGAAATAATCGTGTCAAAAGACAACACAGCAGCAGCAGCGGAACAAGTGGTGATCGCTGACGTATTTGGGGCTTGTGCTTACTGTGATCTTCTCAAACTAACAAAATTCGTCCAAGAAGACGGTGCTTCTCTCTCTCAACCGGATGGTAATGGCTATTACCCCCTTCAGTGGGCATCTCTTAATAACTTTGCTGACGTTGCTCACTATATTATTCAG CATGGTGGGGATGTGCACGCTGTTGATAACGTCCGCCAGACAGCATTGCATTGGGCCGCTGTTCGGGGTTCGGTTGCAGCTGCAGATGttttgttgcacaacggtgctCGTGTTGAGGCTGCTGATGTAAATGGTTACCGG GCAGTTCATGTCGCAGCTCAGTATGGTCAAACATCCTTGTTGAATTTTATTGTAGCCAAGTATCATGCTGATTTTGATGTACCAGATAATGACGGAAGGACCCCTCTTCATTG GGCTGCATATAAAGGATTTGCAGATACAATTAGATTACTTCTTTTTTGGGACGCCTTTCAAGGAAAACAAGATAAAGAAG GTTGCACTCCTCTGCATTGGGCGGCATTGAGAGGAAATCTGGAGGCTTGCGTTGTACTTATACATGCAGGGACAAAACAGGAGTTATTGGTGAAAGATAGTGCTGGGTTTACACCTGTACTTATACTTTCAGCCACCACACCTCTTATCCTCGGATAA